A portion of the Novosphingobium sp. KA1 genome contains these proteins:
- a CDS encoding ferredoxin--NADP reductase yields MSDSAADTATLTPTGALSVEEVLSVHHWNDHLFSFKITRPSTFRFRSGEFIMIGLPGDNGKPLLRAYSIASPAYAEELEFLSIKVPDGPLTSRLQQIKPGDQIYLGRKPVGTLVADALRPGKRLFLFSTGTGLAPFLSLARDPDIYERFEQILLVHSVRRVSDLAFRTELESQLADDPLIADEALVQFHYLPTVTREEFPTQGRIGTLIEDGSLFIPQLRGPAKLDPEHDRIMLCGSMAMIREFEHSLEAQGFEEGSNNKPGDFVIERAFVD; encoded by the coding sequence ATGAGCGATAGCGCCGCCGATACGGCGACCCTGACCCCCACCGGCGCCCTGTCGGTCGAGGAAGTGCTGTCGGTCCATCACTGGAACGACCACCTCTTCAGCTTCAAGATCACCCGCCCCTCGACCTTCCGGTTCCGCTCGGGCGAGTTCATCATGATCGGCCTGCCCGGCGACAACGGCAAGCCGCTGCTGCGCGCCTATTCGATCGCCAGCCCCGCCTATGCCGAGGAACTGGAATTCCTCTCGATCAAGGTGCCGGACGGCCCGCTGACCTCGCGCCTGCAGCAGATCAAGCCGGGCGACCAGATCTACCTCGGCCGCAAGCCGGTGGGCACGCTGGTCGCCGACGCGCTGCGCCCGGGCAAGCGCCTGTTCCTGTTCTCGACCGGCACCGGCCTCGCGCCGTTCCTCAGCCTCGCCCGCGACCCGGACATCTACGAGCGGTTCGAGCAGATCCTGCTGGTCCACTCGGTCCGCCGCGTCAGCGACCTCGCCTTCCGCACCGAGCTGGAAAGCCAGCTGGCCGACGATCCGCTGATCGCCGACGAGGCGCTGGTGCAGTTCCACTACCTGCCCACCGTCACCCGTGAGGAGTTCCCGACGCAGGGCCGCATCGGCACGCTGATCGAGGACGGCAGCCTGTTCATCCCGCAGCTGCGCGGCCCCGCCAAGCTCGACCCCGAGCACGACCGCATCATGCTCTGCGGCTCGATGGCGATGATCCGCGAGTTCGAGCACAGCCTGGAAGCCCAGGGCTTCGAGGAAGGCTCGAACAACAAGCCGGGCGATTTCGTGATCGAACGCGCGTTCGTCGACTAA